The proteins below come from a single Cottoperca gobio chromosome 11, fCotGob3.1, whole genome shotgun sequence genomic window:
- the smim12 gene encoding small integral membrane protein 12: MWPLVWTAVRTYAPYITFPVAFVVGAVGYHLEWFIRGTPKPREQKGILELREERKLQEQEGMDSTQVLSLKDKLEFTPRAALNRNRSEKS; the protein is encoded by the coding sequence ATGTGGCCTCTAGTTTGGACAGCGGTACGGACCTATGCCCCTTATATCACCTTTCCTGTGGCCTTCGTAGTGGGAGCAGTGGGCTACCACCTGGAGTGGTTTATCAGGGGGACCCCTAAACCTCGAGAGCAAAAGGGCATCCTGGagctgagggaggagaggaagctgCAGGAACAAGAGGGTATGGACAGCACCCAGGTGCTTAGCCTCAAGGACAAACTGGAGTTCACACCTAGAGCGGCTCTGAACAGGAACCGATCTGAAAAGAGCTAA